The Granulicella sibirica genome has a segment encoding these proteins:
- a CDS encoding CPBP family intramembrane glutamic endopeptidase, translating into MSELNSETGPDTHILTDIQPAPDTRSVPPTEPVQPAPRSTISRVLYGEDGLRAGWGLLTFIVLFAALAFAASFLVAKIQHKPFGPGAQKAPASQTSDQPKSANASPASVNPHKETPPKNMLTGEGLSALVVLLVTFIMSRIEKRGFGFYGLGSKNRIAHFLQGALWGLVCLSLLILVLKLGGFLVFDGRLLTNAAALRYSLIWAFGFTFVAILEETLLRGYLQFTLARGLAGIYGAISKTRHRHLFGFWAAAFILSFVFGLGHGSNPGESPLGLIAAGFAGLVFCYTLYRTGSLWWALGAHASWDWGQSFLYGVADSGTMVEGHLFATHPIGQPILSGGLTGPEGSVFVLPVLLLLALIVFLTIPAGHPPGYYLSHPDES; encoded by the coding sequence TTGAGCGAATTGAACTCGGAAACCGGCCCGGATACGCACATTCTCACTGACATCCAGCCTGCCCCTGACACCCGGTCAGTCCCGCCGACTGAACCAGTCCAACCCGCGCCACGTTCCACGATCTCCCGCGTGCTTTATGGAGAAGATGGCCTCCGCGCCGGTTGGGGTCTTCTTACCTTCATCGTCCTCTTCGCCGCCTTGGCCTTTGCCGCATCGTTCCTCGTTGCGAAGATCCAGCACAAGCCCTTCGGACCAGGCGCACAGAAGGCTCCTGCCTCGCAGACCTCTGACCAACCAAAGTCAGCGAATGCCTCCCCTGCCTCCGTCAATCCGCACAAAGAGACCCCTCCCAAGAACATGCTCACTGGCGAAGGCCTTTCCGCCTTAGTCGTTCTCCTTGTGACCTTTATAATGTCACGGATCGAAAAGCGCGGCTTCGGCTTCTATGGTCTCGGAAGCAAGAATCGCATCGCGCATTTCCTTCAGGGTGCCCTCTGGGGCCTGGTCTGCCTCTCCTTGCTCATTCTCGTCCTGAAACTGGGAGGCTTTCTCGTCTTCGATGGCCGCCTACTCACCAACGCCGCGGCTTTACGCTATAGCCTTATCTGGGCGTTCGGCTTCACATTCGTCGCCATCCTCGAAGAGACGCTCTTGCGAGGTTATCTGCAATTCACCCTCGCCCGTGGTCTTGCCGGAATCTACGGAGCCATCTCCAAGACACGTCATCGCCACCTCTTCGGCTTCTGGGCAGCAGCGTTCATCCTCTCCTTCGTCTTCGGTCTCGGCCACGGCTCGAACCCTGGCGAGTCACCCCTCGGTCTCATAGCCGCCGGGTTCGCAGGCCTCGTCTTCTGCTATACCCTCTACCGCACCGGAAGCCTCTGGTGGGCGCTCGGAGCCCACGCCTCATGGGACTGGGGCCAGTCCTTCCTCTACGGCGTTGCAGACAGCGGAACGATGGTTGAAGGTCACCTCTTCGCCACCCACCCCATAGGCCAACCCATCCTCTCCGGCGGACTCACAGGCCCGGAGGGAAGCGTCTTTGTCCTTCCCGTCCTCCTCCTCCTCGCCCTGATCGTCTTTCTGACGATCCCCGCCGGACATCCGCCCGGATACTACCTCAGCCATCCGGACGAGTCGTAG